aaccatcaatacctcaatcactctgtcccctccccaacaaccatcaatacctcaatcactctgtcccctccccaacaaccatcaGTACCTCAATCACTCTTTCCCTCCCCAACGACCATCAATacctcaatcactctgtcccctccccaacaaccatcagtacctcaatcactctgtcccctccccaacaaccatcaATACCTCAATcactgtcccctccccaacaaccatcaatacctcaatcactctttcccctccccaacaaccatcaatacctcaatcactctgtcccctccccaacaaccatcaATACCTCAATCACTCATTCCCCTCACCCAACAACCATCAGTACCTCAATCACCATCCCCTCCTCAACAATGTACCTCAATCAccatcccctccccaacaaTGTACCTCAATCAccatcccctccccaacaaGCTACCTCAATCACCATCCCTTCCCAAACAACCAACCTCAACTGCTGCCTCCTCCCCAACCACCTacctcaatcactctgtcccctccccaacaacctACCTcactctgtcccctccccaacaaccatcaGTACCTCAATCACTTTCCCCTCACCCAACAACCATCATTAGCTCAATCACTCATTCCCCTCACCCAACAACCATCAGTACCTCAATCACTCATTCTCCCCACCCAACATTGTACCTCAATCTTtgtccccctccccaacaaTGTACCTCAATCAccatcccctccccaacaaGCTACCTCAATCACCATCCCTTCCCAAACAACCAACCTCAACTGCTGCCTCCTCCCCAACCACCTacctcaatcactctgtcccctccccaacaaccatcaatacctcaatcactctgtcccctccccaacaaccatcaatacctcaatcactctgtcccctccccaacaacctacctcaatcactctgtcccctccccaactACCTTCGTTGTACCTCCATCACCCTCCCCTTCCCTTCCTTCTGTGACAATCAATCTGTCCCCTCCCAATCAAGCTGTCTCAATGCATCAATCCCTTTACCCCTCCCAAACACGGTCAACTTATCAAGGAGTCAGTACTAGAATTGTCCTTTTACCTTGACAAGTTTCCTAATCTCATATCTGACAGAATATTTCTATATTCTAAATTAAAAGATTGATGTAAATCATtgttactgtacaatgtagtaacatCGATCACCTCATACTAAATCAGGCAGTATGAATGATTCTGCCTTAGCTCAGACAGAGACAATGTACCtatagctaaatattgtttgtgAATGTACGTTCTCTAAGCAAGGTGACCATGTCAACTCATCCGTAGGTGATGTTCGGCCATGCCTGACCACAATCTGGGTAGTCTACACCTGGTCCAGCTTGTATATGGATTTATTTACCTACCAGTGCTagtgtgatatatgtagtaGACTGCACTTGCCATTGTTGGCATGTTATACCCGACTTTAGATTGCATTATATATTCTGCCATCATTCACAACCATGAATGGGGTTGCGGTGgccgagttgttaaggtgtcccaacactttatcactagccctccacctctgggttgcgagtttgaatcctacatggggcagttgccaggtactgaccgtaggccggtggtttttctccaggtactccggctttcctccacctccaaaacctggtacgtccttaaatgaccctggctgttaataggactttaaacaaaataaaccaagtaTAGATTGCATTATATATTCGGCCATCATTAACAACAATACCTCCAGAGAGACCTACATTATTGCAGCTCAAGGAAAACAGGTTGTTGTCCTTGggatatataacagaaatatttttttaagatcaacaatttcttgtttattttccaATACTGTTTACAGTAAAAATAAACTAGAGGCTTCAGTTCAAATTAGAAGACTTAATTAACAGCAAAATAACATGCAGGTTTGAATATACAAAAAAGGTTCTAAAAATTCAAGACCAAATAGGgtatcaataaaataatattgcTGACTGTAATAActttaaataatgttttctaCATCATTCTTTGAGCAAAATCGAATCCTTATTTTTTATTCCAAGCTGTTTTTATATATTAACTTTGTTTCAACAATTTTATCAGTCTTGATCGTTTGATGAACTGTCATCACTGAAATGAATCACCCCaaaacattgtttatacagCTGTACAGAGCAACTGAAAAATAAACTGAAGAAAAAACAAGGAGTCTATCACAGTTACAAATAATTctaaaaacattgaaaacagaAAAGTAAATTGTTCATCCTTCACACATGATGGAGAAATCTTTCTGGTTGAAATCACAAAATATCACGGTTCAAAGCATTTTCCAAGTCAGTTTCCGTGGTAATATGCCACTGCCTCAACTAAATCAGAGATAATCAATCTCCTTAGAAAGGTCAACTGTAGTTGTTCCTTGACTGTAAATGACCTTTCACCTCTTGATTTCCAGCCAATCAACATCTGTGTTACAAGTATCATCAAACTTTCAGTGATGTGTTTTTTTGATGGTCGGTTTCCAGGACGCAGCCATTCTGGGAAGTGTAGGTATATCTGGAGAATATTTGCCACCATTTCCGGCTCTGGTCGCTACAACAGCACCATAGTGAAACTGTCATACACTGAATACTGAACAGTTTATCCTACTAAACTGATAAATGCAATTCATCACTGCCGATTGTccttatatatcaataaataccaaaaggaatgaaattttttttcgtTCTTCAAAAAAAAGATATGATGCAATATTGTTCATTctcaaaaaaaatttaataatttcTTCGGATttattcaatgatttttttttgattatcAGGTAAGTCAAAGGTAAGAAAAGGCCACACAAAAATCAATTTATGTTTACAAAACTCAAACATAAATTAATACCTGAGCTGGATTGCGACGAAGCATCCTAGGAACGAGGAACTTGACAACATCAGGGACGTCACCTATCAGGAATGATTTCatattaaataaagaaaatattacatGTGTAAGCAAGTGTCCATTTGCttgtaaatgaaaaaagaaaatgcaAACTCAATTTATTTTACGACAATTGCGAAAGAagctatatcaacttatattaatcacgcctGTTGGCCCTGATGGAAGCGAGTGAGgaaggaaactggagtacccggggaaaacccttGGGGTTGGGTAGGTGACTCATACCTTTTCATATCCAATCAGTGAATcaaaccccggccgcctaggtgaaagtgtgttaccactgtgccacagCAACCACCCGTCCATTtgcaattattaattattacataTGTGAGCAAGCGTCCATTCACAATTATGTATATAGATCAAGAAAAATTTCATTAATCATTGGCACCAAGGatgtataattataacaaatttGACGCAAGAAATATGGACGCTGTACACGTTACGTTTTCAAACAATTCAAATCTTTTATGGCTTtatcaaaagtttgaaaaaattaGCGTGCAATATAATTTTCACAGAAATCATGAAATGAAACAGTTATTTTCTCAAAGCAAATATGAActatattttaataacaaaaatTGCAAAACAGCTATATTAGCTTCTATAAATCAGTCATGTTGGCCTGGATAATAACACAAGGTCATTATCATTGATTATCTATGTTTCATGATTATATTCTATAATCAAAATTAACCAAAATTAGAATGTTGAAAATAACAACATCTCCAGTAACATCCAAACTCATTGGACCTGGGGAGTAAAACAAAAGGTCTATGGGGCCTTCACACATTATTCAAATAAAGTTTGTTACTGATGACATCAAATGAAAAGGCACATGTAAATCAACCAGGATAGTAATTGTATAAGATGTCAATATGGCAACTGTGGTTTTATATACTGCTAATCATACCCAACATCGATGGAATCTCATCGTCCTGGTATGTTCTCCCGTCAAGTTTCCTTGTGATTCTTAAACCGCCATAGAATGGGTTGTCTTGGCCAAACACTTCATAGGCAAGTGATCCAACTGCCCAGAGGTCTGATTTACTGTAATCCAACTTTACATTACGTCCGGGCTCTGTACAGGATATCTGCAAAATTACTCAGCAGTATAACCACACTTGTAGGGGGTATCTGTATAGTGCTAAACagtttaattttaattagatttattttaatgattatgGAACAACAGCACAAAAAAACAGAGTGAAGTGTAGTCTTACTAGAACAACTAATTAAATACTTTGTGTAAAGTCACGAAGAAATTGGTTGAAATGTACTGGATTCTGCACAGGTGTATAGTATGCAAGATGCAAATTAATggattttcaacattttataaaaattgaTTTCAGATAACCCACACTGGCAGATTCCCTGCGGGTCATTCAATGAttaaatttttatatatatgtaaattgtatgcTGTATTTTGCTATCAATTTATCATGGCCAAAAgcaatgaatattttgtttgtttgtttggtttttttgtaCTATTCTATTTGTATCTGGCATCTGTGTGCATACCAGGAagcaaatatcaatataaaacctGCATTGTCTACATTTACATGAACAAATTCAATAGATAGCTCATTATAACAGATGAACAACTTTAAGgaccaatgggcctgtatcttTCACCTGCTTATTATGCTACATTGAAGTTGAACTAGATCATGAATGCTGATGCTTAGCTGTTTACCACATTATTCAAATATGTAAGAAAATGTCCattaaagatttcagcatatATCAAcgctgtgaccttaaatgtaggtcaaggtcattcatttgataaaatttaGGAGCCCTTCATCCTGGCATGCTAAAGGCCctatatcaggtctctgggcttCATgcttattaagaagaagtcgtctCATTTTCAAAGTATACATCTTATTGGcaataaaatgtatcaaaactaGACCACTTTACATGTGCACaccaaattatatcaaaactaGACCTTAGAAAATTATTGATTTGAACCTAAAGCTTAACAGATGAACAATTCTCCAAAATATATCTCTAATTCTctgaaaatacatattttaagaTCACGGTAAATACTAAtcagatttgttttaaatgcTTTCAATCAGTTATTAGCCTCAACTGCCAATACACCCATGTGTGTTACGGGCAGACAAGGCTAGTAGAGAAGATAAAAAAAGGCATGACTTTAATAACCCTGAAAGTCAACTATCTAACAAATCCaaaagtgtttttgtttggcTGTAGCAGGTGAAACTATATAAAGATCACAGCAATTTAATAATAAACTCCTTTCCTGCTTCTTTTCAGCTGTTGTTATGactatattattataattacctCCGGTGGCATCAAGGCTCCGTTTCCGCCTTTGTTAATTTCATCAGTAGGGTACGGAAGATGTAATCCGTTCTCACTATCGGCTAAACAGCATCCGAAGTCACTGATCACAAGGTGGGGAGTAGTGTCTTTTAAAACAGAAAGAAAGTCACTGCTCAAAAGATCAGAATCTTTATACAATGTTCAATGGATCCAACTCTCAAATGTTCACACAAGAGAAATCCATTTGATTGTATTTCACTGTAAAAAGATTTCGGCACACCAACCCCTTCCCTCTTGTTGATCAACATAAGTTCTTCCTCTGTGTCAAGTTAAAATTATGAAATCCAACTCTTACGACAGGATATAAAAGATTTAGCGCTGAGATTTTATGGTGACTCCACAGATTATTCAGAATGAATGAATTACTTAATTTAATAATTAAGAGTGAGAAATTAAACAATTACCATTGTTACAGTCCAGTAAAATGTTATCACTCTTCAGGTCCCTGTGTGCGATGCCATGTTGTCTCAGATGGACAGTGCCCTCTAGCAGCTGGCAGAGGAGAAGACACCTGGTATGGGCAGATAACTCCTCCAGCTCTAAAAACTGTCTCAGAGTCTGATCATACCTACAAGAACAATCGTTAAATAATGACCATTTTAAACAATAACTGAAGACAATAATGatgttaacaaattatcaaagtGTCGTTGTAGATGATACAACTTTAAATCTGTcttcaaatataatatttttctgttcttactgaaatttaatttgatgaataaattttaattcttGATTTCAAATTCAACTGATGAACAGTATTATTATGGAAAAGCCTATCATCTGAAAATGTATAATTgaaactttaaacaaaaatgagTTGTAAGAACATCGGTACCAATGATGCTGGTGCAGCACATTTTGGGATTTGCATGACaaaatgaacaagaggcccatggggcctgtatcgctcacctggttggattggACCAAATgccaaaataatgttcatattgaatttgttttatttgtaaacctctaacaatgctatatatggttatagtgtgggaacCCGAACtaatttaaagattaatgaagtccagactctctaaaggtctgaaagacctcaagaattgtttttagaacatgcatgcattcatcactttataactagtagcgatttaaggaattacctctattgggccccacccttttggcccctcgggggtcagagtcaccatttatgcaaaatctgttcccctttccccaaggatgtttctgaccaaattgggttcaaatccattcataactttatgacaagtagcgatttaaaggaatttcctctatttcccctattgggccccgcccttttggcccctttggggtcagagccaccatttatgcaaaatctgttccccttcccccaaggatgtctctgaccaaattgggttaaaatccattcataacttaatgactagtagcgatttaaaggaattacttctatttcccctattgggccccgcccctttggcccctcgggggtcagagtcaccatttatctaaaatctgttccccttctgccaaggctgtttctgaccaaattgggttcaaatccattcgtaactttatgacaagtagcgatttaaaggaattacctctatttcccctatttggccccgcccctttggccccttcggggtcagagccaccatttatgcaaaatctgttccccttccccaaaggttgtttctgaccaaattggattaaaatccattcataactttatgacaagtagcgatttaaaggaatgacctctatttcccctattgggcccgccccttttggcccctttagggtcacagtcaccatttttgcaaaatctgttcctcttcccccaaggatgtttctgaccaaattgggttcaaatccattcataactttatgactagtagcgatttaaaggaattacctctatttcccctatcgggccccgcccctttggcccatcggggggtcagagtcaccatttatgcaaaatgtgttcccctttccccaaggatgtttctgaccaaattgggttcaaatccattcccctattgggccccgcccctttggcccctttggggtcagagccactaTTTACGCAAAacctgttccccttcccccaaggatgtttctgaccaaattatgttcaaatccattcataactttatgacaagtagcaatttaaaggaataacctctatttcccctattaggcccagcccctttggcccctttggggtcagagccaccatttatgcaaaatctgttccccttcccccaaggatgtttctgaccaaattggattaaaatccatttataactttatgacaagtagcgatttaaaggaattatctctatttcccctattgggccccgcccttttggcccctttggggtcagagccaccatttatgcaaaatctgttccccttcccccaaggatgtttctgaccaaattggattaaaatccattcataactttatgactagtagcgatgtaaaggaattacctctatttcccctattgggccccgcccctttggcttctcgggggtcagagccaccattcatgcaaaatctgttcccctccccttaaggatgtctctgaccaagttgggttcagatccattcataactttatgactagtagcgatttaaaggaattacctctatttcccctattgggccccgcccctttggcccatcgagggttagagtcaccatttatgcaaaatctgttccccttcccccaaggatgtttctgaccaagttgggttcaaatccattcataactttatgactagtagcgatttaaaggaattatgtctatttcccctattggaccccgcccctttggcccctcgggggtcagagtcaccatttatgcaaaatctgttccccttctgccaaggttgtttctggccaaatttggtcaaaatccaataagaacttcttgactagtagcgatttaaaggaattacctctatttcccccattgggccccgcccctttggcccctcgggggtcagagtcaccatttatgcaaaatctgttccccttctgccaaggatgtttctggccaaatttggtcaaaatccaataagaatttcttgactagtagcgatttgaagtaaatgttgacggacggacgaccaacggacgacggacgctgcgccatgacataagctcaccggaccttcggtccaggtgagctaaaaattgcaGACAATTAAAGGAAACAAATAACTAAAGAAAGGAAATTCCAGTTTGCAAAGGTATGCAAAGTATGTTCAACAATGATAAGAACTTGGCTTAAACTCAATGAAATAATTCAAGAACTCACTTTTTCATCACAATGAACATGGTCTGGTTACGACCCAGGCCTTGAGGGTTAAGTCTTTTGGGGAGAGCGGCCGGGTAGTTATCCAATGCACCAGGCAGGTCAGGTAAAGGGTCGACAAACACGCCCAACATCTCCACAATATTGGGGTGACCTGGTAAGGATTTCAGACGTACTCGATTCCTGGAAAAACAATCAAAGTTGACCAGAAAGCTAGCATTATCTACCGGTACCTCCCTTTTCATTTCTATAGAGGATTATAGGCTAACAACATTTACTATATCTATCCAAATATAGCTTTTAAAGTAAAGAACATATTGAATCATTGGTTTATTGATAATAAATCCAGTTATCGTCCTAGTAACATTGGATCCCATTTGCCTATACACACAAACTTGTAGCTATACTTTTAATGCAACATTCTGGGcataaattttgacaaaattgcAGATGTTTACATAGGCCTTGAAACCCTTTCTGAGACTTCACAGTCACAGTCAAACTGTTTAAACTGCAAGAAATTAACAAACTTCAACCAGATAACAGTAAAGCTTACCTATTTTGCCAGAGCTGGTTATCATCCTGATTAACAGTCAACATCCTAGCTGGGACAGCTTCCTTCAGCATGGCACGCATGATGGCATCAGTGTTTGACTCAATGTCATAGTTATACATCATTTTTATAGCCAGGTTATAGTCCTCCTGTTGTCCCAGCTGGC
This genomic stretch from Pecten maximus chromosome 16, xPecMax1.1, whole genome shotgun sequence harbors:
- the LOC117344708 gene encoding serine/threonine-protein kinase PINK1, mitochondrial-like → MMMAIFCQHKQKGSILDQVQQLSLDIFDVGSQIGQGCNAAVYKARFKSPEFEEFVQPNYPADDEVNDVDDSSSIISLDTDSDIVILGDDDELSDHEDIDDDLVILPQGNDLDSDAITDDRRNNNDDDDDDIVILGDLSDHDNDSPSDSTVGSERQGETTLPDSEASQLGQQEDYNLAIKMMYNYDIESNTDAIMRAMLKEAVPARMLTVNQDDNQLWQNRNRVRLKSLPGHPNIVEMLGVFVDPLPDLPGALDNYPAALPKRLNPQGLGRNQTMFIVMKKYDQTLRQFLELEELSAHTRCLLLCQLLEGTVHLRQHGIAHRDLKSDNILLDCNNDTTPHLVISDFGCCLADSENGLHLPYPTDEINKGGNGALMPPEISCTEPGRNVKLDYSKSDLWAVGSLAYEVFGQDNPFYGGLRITRKLDGRTYQDDEIPSMLGDVPDVVKFLVPRMLRRNPAQRPEPEMVANILQIYLHFPEWLRPGNRPSKKHITESLMILVTQMLIGWKSRGERSFTVKEQLQLTFLRRLIISDLVEAVAYYHGN